The following proteins come from a genomic window of Lolium rigidum isolate FL_2022 chromosome 5, APGP_CSIRO_Lrig_0.1, whole genome shotgun sequence:
- the LOC124653154 gene encoding beta-catenin-like protein 1: MDAEQKRKRADQDEEPAPDGLDVLDLRAAKRLLIGFERRLKDNLEARMKHPDDPARFADSELALHAETDRLRLLAGAPELFTDLVPLGLASSLSSLLTHENADLAAAAASLLADLTDSDDPSDLAGVQALADALVAANALDLLVHNLSRLSEADPDEAEAVHHSLAVLENLVDLRPHLADLVCDRTKILRWLLARLKARDFEANKQYASEILAILLQSSPANQKRLGQMNGVDGLLQAVAMYKSRDPRTTDEEEMLENLFDCLCCVLMPLENKERFVKAEGVELMIIIMKQKKSSYSSAIRALDFAMTRFPPACERFVDVLGLKTAFAAFMGKIPVNKKNKSESYQEDLEERIISLIASLFGGITKGSRRIRLLGKFVENECEKIDRLMELYTRYSDRVKAETERFESLDLDDLEMDDDERYNRKLEAGLYTLQLVALILGHIWLSGNSQMRTRIELLLRQNKLTKDDVKDILQEYHDNIGDLDGPEEKEKAQGRTKEIIAAL; encoded by the exons ATGGACGCCGAGCAGAAGCGGAAGCGAGCGGACCAGGACGAGGAACCGGCGCCCGACGGCCTGGACGTGCTCGACCTCCGGGCGGCCAAGCGGCTGCTGATAGGCTTCGAGCGCCGGCTCAAGGACAACCTCGAGGCGCGGATGAAGCACCCGGACGACCCGGCCCGCTTCGCCGACTCCGAGCTGGCGCTCCACGCCGAGAcggaccgcctccgcctcctcgccggcgcGCCGGAGCTCTTCACGGACCTCGTCCCGCTCGGcctcgcctcctccctctcctcgCTCCTCACCCACGAGAAcgccgacctcgccgccgccgccgcgtccctcCTCGCCGACCTCACCGACTCCGACGACCCCTCCGACCTCGCGGGGGTCCAGGCCCTCGCCGACGCGCTCGTCGCCGCCAACGCGCTCGACCTCCTCGTCCACAACCTCTCCCGCCTCTCCGAGGCCGACCCCGACGAGGCCGAGGCCGTGCACCACTCCCTCGCCGTCCTCGAGAACCTCGTCGACCTCCGCCCGCACCTCGCCGACCTCGTCTGCGACCGCACCAAGATCCTCCGATGGCTCCTCGCGCGCCTCAAGGCCCGCGACTTCGAGGCCAACAAGCAGTACGCCTCCGAGATCCTCGCCATCCTCCTGCAGAGCAGCCCCGCCAACCAGAAGCGCCTCGGCCAGATGAACGGGGTCGACGGCCTGCTGCAGGCCGTCGCAATGTACAAGTCCAGGGACCCGAGGACcaccgacgaggaggagatgCTCGAGAACCTATTCGACTGCCTCTGCTGTGTGCTCATGCCCTTGGAGAATAAGGAGAGGTTTGTCAAGGCAGAGGGCGTGGagctcatgatcatcatcatgaaGCAGAAGAAGTCCTCCTACAGCTCCGCCATCCGGGCTCTGGATTTTGCCATGACGAGGTTCCCACCGGCTTGCGAGCGCTTTGTTGATGTCCTCGGGCTTAAGACCGCGTTTGCAGCGTTCATGGGTAAG ATTCCTGTCAACAAGAAAAACAAAAGTGAGAGTTATCAGGAGGATTTAGAAGAACGCATCATTTCACTTATTGCTTCCTTGTTTG GTGGTATTACAAAAGGTTCACGAAGGATCAGGTTACTAGGAAAGTTTGTTGAGAATGAATGTGAAAAGATAGACCGTCTGATGGAGCTATACACACG GTATTCAGACAGAGTGAAAGCTGAGACCGAAAGGTTCGAAAGTCTTGACTTGGACGATCTGGAG ATGGATGATGACGAGCGGTACAACCGGAAACTTGAAGCTGGGCTTTACACACTTCAG CTAGTTGCGCTTATTCTTGGGCATATCTGGCTCTCTGG GAATTCACAGATGAGGACAAGAATAGAGTTGCTTCTTAGACAAAACAAGCTGACAAAGGATGATGTCAAGGATATACTCCAG GAGTACCATGACAACATCGGGGACCTGGATGGGCCTGAAGAGAAGGAAAAAGCTCAAGGCAGGACCAAGGAAATTATCGCTGCGTTGTGA